From Micromonospora echinospora:
GCTCGGCGATCAGGTCGGGCCGGATCGGCTCGGCGTAGACCTCCTGGAGGCGCTTGGTCGCCCGCGCGTCCTCGCCGAGACCGGCAAGCTCCTCCAGCACCTTGGCCGGGTTCTCGTACCGGGTCCAGAGGCCCTCGACGTTGAGCACCCCGAGGCCGCCGAGCTGACCCAGCCGGACCGCCGAGGCGGGGCTCATGGTCGCGTCCGAGGGGTGGCCGACACAGGGGATGCCGAACTGGTACGCGTCGAGCTGCCACGCGGTGGAGACGTCGTCGACGTCCCGGGTGCGGCGGCTCGGCACGATGGCGATGTCGTCCAGGTGGTAGCCGCGCTGCGCGGTCTTGCCCAGCCCGATCTCGACCACGTCACGCATGGGGGACTCCAGGTGGTTGGGGGTGGTGGGTCAGCGGGAGTGGTAGTTGGGCGCCTCGACGGTCATCTGGATGTCGTGCGGGTGGCTCTCCTTGAGCCCGGCCGCGGTGATCCGGATGAGCTGGCCACGCCGGTGCAGCTCCGGGATGCTCTCCGCGCCCACGTACCCCATCGCGGCGCGCAGGCCGCCGATGAGCTGGTGGGCGACCGCGGACAGCGGCCCCCGGTAGGGCACCTGGCCCTCGACGCCCTCCGGGACCAGCTTGTCCTCGGCGAGCACGTCCTGCTGGAAGTAGCGGTCCTTGGAGTAGGACTTGCCCTGGCCGCGCGACTGCATCGCGCCGAGCGAGCCCATTCCCCGGTACGCCTTGTACTGCTTGCCGTTGATGAAGATCAGCTCGCCGGGGCTCTCCTCGCAGCCGGCCAGCAGGCTGCCGAGCATCACCGTGTCGGCGCCCGCGACGAGCGCCTTGGCGATGTCGCCCGAGTATTGAATGCCGCCGTCACCGATCACCGGCACGCCGGCCGGGCGGGCGGCGCGGGCCGCCTCCATGATCGCGGTGATCTGCGGTACGCCGACCCCGGCCACGATCCGGGTGGTGCAGATGGCACCCGGGCCGACGCCCACCTTCACTCCGTCCGCGCCGGCCTCGACGAGCGCCTTCGCGCCCGCGTACGTGGCGATGTTGCCGCCCACGATGTCGATGCTGACGTCCCGCTTGAGCCGGGCGACCATCTCCAGCACGGCGCGCTGGTGGCCGTGCGCGGTGTCCACGATGACCACGTCCACACCGGCGTCGACGAGCGCGCGGGCCCGCTTGTAGCCGTCCTCACCCACGCCCACCGCGGCGGCGACCCGAAGCCGGCCCGCGTCGTCCTTGGTGGCGTTCGGGTACTGCTCGCTCTTGGTGAAGTCCTTGACCGTGATCAGGCCGCGCAGCTTGCCGCCCGCGTCCACGATCGGCAGCTTCTCGATCTTGTGCTGGCGCAGGAGGCCGAGCGCCTCGTCCTTGCTCACCCCGACCGGGGCGGTGATCAGCGGGGTGCGGGTCATGATGTCGCGGACCGGCGTGGCCGGGTCGGAGACGAACCGCATGTCGCGGTTGGTGACGATGCCCACGAGCTGGCCCTGCCCGTCCACCACCGGCACGCCGGAGATGCGGTAACGCCCGCAGAGCGCGTCGACCTCGCGCAGCGTGTCCTCCGGGCTGGCGGTCACCGGGTTGGTGATCATGCCGGACTCGGAGCGCTTCACCAGATCGACCTGGAGCGCCTGGTCCTCCACCGAGAGGTTGCGGTGCAGCACGCCGATGCCGCCCTGGCGGGCCATGGCGATCGCCATCCGCCCCTCGGTGACCGTGTCCATCGCGCTGGACAGCAGCGGCACGGTCAGCTCGATGTTGCGGGTGAGGCGGGTGCGGGTATTGACACGGCTGGGCACGACGTCCGACTCGCCCGGCTGCAGGAGCACGTCGTCGAAGGTCAGCCCGAGCGGTACCACCCGGGCCGAACCCGCCGGCAGCTCGGGCAGATGGCCACCCAGCTCCCCACCGTCGGTGCCGGCCGGGATCTCGGTGCTGGGCGAATTCTCCACGATTGCTCCCCTGAGCTGGTCGATCGGGCTGCAGCGAGGCGGCGCGCACGGGCACCGGCGGGCGCCTGGTGACGGCGCGTCGCCTCATCGTACCCACTGGCCCGTCCCCGCCCGGGCAGCGGCGGGCCCGGGGGTAGGCAGGGCCACAGCGCGGGCTGGGGCGGGCTTTCCGGCGGCCCGGGGTCTACGGTGAGGGGGTGCACGACGAGCCCATCGACCCGTTCAACGGCGATCCCGCCGATCCGGCTGCCGGTCTGCACGATCCCGGCGACGACGACGCGCTCGACCCGCTGACCGACGTCGAGCGCCAGGACGTGCTGGAGGATCTCGCCGACCTGGAGATCTACCAGGCGCTGCTCCAGCCGATCGGGGTGCGCGGCCTGGTGATCGAGTGCGAGGACTGCCGCGAGCCCCACTACTTCGACTGGGACCTGCTGCGCGGCAATCTGCGCCACCTGC
This genomic window contains:
- a CDS encoding DUF5319 domain-containing protein; the protein is MHDEPIDPFNGDPADPAAGLHDPGDDDALDPLTDVERQDVLEDLADLEIYQALLQPIGVRGLVIECEDCREPHYFDWDLLRGNLRHLLNSGRPRVHEPAYDPDPDHYVSWDYARGYADGVHDTLTEGTDESSES
- the guaB gene encoding IMP dehydrogenase; amino-acid sequence: MENSPSTEIPAGTDGGELGGHLPELPAGSARVVPLGLTFDDVLLQPGESDVVPSRVNTRTRLTRNIELTVPLLSSAMDTVTEGRMAIAMARQGGIGVLHRNLSVEDQALQVDLVKRSESGMITNPVTASPEDTLREVDALCGRYRISGVPVVDGQGQLVGIVTNRDMRFVSDPATPVRDIMTRTPLITAPVGVSKDEALGLLRQHKIEKLPIVDAGGKLRGLITVKDFTKSEQYPNATKDDAGRLRVAAAVGVGEDGYKRARALVDAGVDVVIVDTAHGHQRAVLEMVARLKRDVSIDIVGGNIATYAGAKALVEAGADGVKVGVGPGAICTTRIVAGVGVPQITAIMEAARAARPAGVPVIGDGGIQYSGDIAKALVAGADTVMLGSLLAGCEESPGELIFINGKQYKAYRGMGSLGAMQSRGQGKSYSKDRYFQQDVLAEDKLVPEGVEGQVPYRGPLSAVAHQLIGGLRAAMGYVGAESIPELHRRGQLIRITAAGLKESHPHDIQMTVEAPNYHSR